A stretch of Halocalculus aciditolerans DNA encodes these proteins:
- a CDS encoding helix-turn-helix domain-containing protein, which yields MDTDPRDALAERIAGDVTLSEDPGATLRKWRTDFDVSQTDLATQLDVSSSVISDYESGRRASPGIDLVSRLVNALLDIDERRGGDRIRQYARVVSAGFASDVVHDLREYSTSVPLRDVYDAIDAKEVTEGSRDTVNGHTVINSIQAITKLSSDEFYRLYGQSTNRVLAFTGVTRGESPLVALRVVNPTPNAVLLHGLDEDDLWEHAPRLAQRDDYSLAICDTPVDDVLDALQQF from the coding sequence ATGGACACCGACCCGCGTGACGCGCTCGCCGAACGAATCGCGGGCGACGTGACGCTCTCCGAGGACCCCGGAGCCACCCTCCGCAAGTGGCGCACCGACTTCGACGTCTCACAGACCGACCTCGCCACCCAACTCGACGTCTCCTCGAGCGTTATCTCCGACTACGAGAGCGGCCGTCGCGCGTCGCCAGGCATCGACCTCGTCTCCCGCCTCGTCAACGCCCTCCTCGACATCGACGAACGGCGCGGCGGCGACCGCATCCGCCAGTACGCCCGCGTCGTCTCCGCCGGCTTCGCCAGCGACGTCGTCCACGACCTCCGCGAATACTCGACGAGCGTCCCCCTCCGAGACGTCTACGACGCCATCGACGCCAAAGAGGTCACCGAGGGGAGCCGCGACACCGTCAACGGCCACACCGTCATCAACTCCATCCAGGCCATCACGAAGCTCTCCAGCGACGAATTCTACCGCCTCTACGGCCAGAGCACCAATCGCGTCCTCGCCTTCACGGGCGTCACCCGCGGCGAATCACCCCTCGTCGCCCTCCGCGTCGTCAACCCCACGCCGAACGCCGTCCTCCTCCACGGCCTCGACGAAGACGACCTCTGGGAACACGCCCCCCGACTCGCCCAGCGCGACGACTACTCGCTCGCTATCTGCGACACGCCCGTCGACGACGTGCTCGACGCCCTCCAGCAGTTCTAG
- a CDS encoding pyridoxal-phosphate-dependent aminotransferase family protein, whose translation MTQKREYRDDYPEKTLYIPGPTEVREDVIEAMCEPMFGHRMDQMTDLYTTIVEDTKTFLGTDNDVIVLTGSGTEFMESSVLNLVDENVLVTTCGSFSERQANVAERLGKNVDTLEYDWGEAVKPEDVREHLEATDGEYDAVTCVMNESSTGVRNPIEDIGDVLKEYPDTRFVVDAVSALGGDYVDIDAHGIDVIFTSVQKAFAMPPGLAVCVVSDDAYDQEVESDSASWYGGFQRSLDYYDRKGQTHSTPAIPVMLAYRQQMKHMLDETHEARDQRHREMAEYTRDWAREHFAMFPEDGYESQTVACIENTQDIDVAATIEQVSEEYDMVFSNGYGSQLGERTFRIGHMGEHDLDSIKRLTDAIEDVAGL comes from the coding sequence GTGACTCAGAAACGCGAATACCGAGACGACTACCCCGAGAAGACGCTGTACATCCCCGGTCCGACCGAAGTCCGCGAGGACGTCATCGAGGCGATGTGCGAGCCGATGTTCGGCCACCGCATGGACCAGATGACCGACCTCTACACGACCATCGTCGAGGACACCAAGACGTTCCTCGGCACGGACAACGACGTCATCGTCCTCACCGGCTCCGGCACCGAGTTCATGGAGTCCTCGGTTCTCAACCTCGTCGACGAGAACGTGCTCGTGACGACCTGCGGGAGCTTCAGCGAGCGGCAGGCGAACGTCGCCGAACGCCTCGGGAAGAACGTCGACACCCTCGAATACGACTGGGGTGAGGCGGTGAAACCCGAAGACGTCCGCGAACACCTCGAAGCAACGGACGGGGAGTACGACGCGGTCACCTGCGTCATGAACGAATCCTCGACGGGCGTCCGCAACCCCATCGAGGACATCGGCGACGTCCTGAAAGAGTACCCCGACACGCGCTTCGTCGTCGACGCCGTCTCCGCCCTCGGCGGGGATTACGTCGACATCGACGCCCACGGCATCGACGTCATCTTCACGTCCGTACAGAAAGCGTTCGCGATGCCGCCCGGCCTCGCCGTCTGCGTCGTCAGCGACGACGCCTACGACCAAGAGGTCGAATCCGATTCGGCCTCCTGGTACGGCGGGTTCCAGCGCTCCCTCGACTACTACGACCGGAAGGGCCAGACGCACTCCACGCCCGCCATCCCGGTGATGCTCGCGTACCGCCAGCAGATGAAGCACATGCTCGACGAGACTCACGAAGCGCGCGACCAGCGCCACCGCGAGATGGCCGAATACACCCGCGACTGGGCGCGCGAGCACTTCGCGATGTTCCCCGAGGACGGCTACGAGTCCCAGACCGTCGCCTGCATCGAGAACACTCAGGACATCGACGTCGCCGCCACCATCGAACAGGTCTCCGAGGAGTACGACATGGTCTTCTCGAACGGCTACGGCTCCCAGCTCGGCGAGCGGACCTTCCGCATCGGCCACATGGGCGAACACGACCTCGACAGCATCAAACGACTCACCGACGCCATCGAAGACGTCGCCGGCCTCTGA
- a CDS encoding GNAT family N-acetyltransferase, protein MVRPYDDADGEELWSLKEGFETGLGEGTGGEEKAEQYAAKLTDSYRGEWLSWVADCVGEDERCVQVAEGDVGLAGYVFVLPESAKFVWDAAVLNEIYVAPAHRGTGVADDLMDAALAFARDMDLPLDRMVLDVDGENERARAFYDRYGFSHWGEMVARDL, encoded by the coding sequence ATGGTCAGACCGTACGACGACGCGGACGGCGAGGAGCTGTGGTCGCTGAAGGAGGGGTTCGAGACGGGGCTCGGCGAGGGGACGGGCGGGGAGGAGAAAGCCGAGCAGTACGCGGCGAAGCTCACCGATTCGTACCGCGGGGAGTGGCTGTCGTGGGTGGCGGACTGTGTCGGTGAGGACGAGCGCTGCGTGCAGGTCGCGGAAGGCGACGTCGGTCTCGCGGGCTACGTCTTCGTCCTCCCGGAGTCCGCGAAGTTCGTCTGGGACGCCGCAGTGCTGAACGAAATCTACGTCGCGCCCGCGCACCGGGGGACGGGCGTCGCGGACGACCTGATGGACGCCGCGCTCGCCTTCGCGCGGGACATGGACCTCCCGCTCGACCGGATGGTGCTCGACGTCGACGGCGAGAACGAGCGCGCGCGGGCCTTCTACGACCGCTACGGCTTCTCGCACTGGGGCGAGATGGTCGCGCGCGACCTCTGA
- a CDS encoding amino acid ABC transporter ATP-binding protein, with the protein MSRRSAGDDPQVVFEGVNKYFGENHVLKDIDLGVEDGEVVVVIGPSGSGKSTLLRCTNRLEEIQSGDIRLEGESITDDRTDINVLRQRIGMVFQHFNLFPHKTALENITLAPTKVKGVPEREAEQKGRDLLDEVGLAKKADAYPAQLSGGQQQRVAIARALAMEPHVMLFDEVTSALDPELVGEVLGVMRGLADEGMTMMVVTHEMGFAREVADRVVLMADGRIVESGDPEHFFTDPETDRAKQFLSKLLTAQEEREGESVVDD; encoded by the coding sequence TTGAGCCGTCGTTCCGCCGGCGACGACCCGCAGGTCGTCTTCGAGGGCGTGAACAAGTACTTCGGCGAGAACCACGTGCTGAAGGACATCGACCTCGGCGTCGAGGACGGCGAAGTCGTCGTCGTCATCGGCCCGTCCGGGTCGGGGAAGTCCACGCTCCTCCGCTGCACGAACCGCCTCGAGGAGATCCAGTCGGGCGACATCCGCCTCGAAGGCGAATCCATCACCGACGACAGGACGGACATCAACGTCCTCAGACAGCGCATCGGGATGGTCTTCCAGCACTTCAACCTCTTCCCGCACAAGACGGCGCTGGAGAACATCACGCTCGCGCCGACGAAAGTCAAAGGCGTCCCGGAGCGCGAGGCGGAGCAGAAAGGCCGCGACCTCCTCGACGAAGTCGGCCTGGCGAAGAAGGCCGACGCCTACCCGGCACAGCTCTCGGGCGGCCAGCAACAGCGGGTCGCCATCGCCCGCGCTCTCGCGATGGAGCCGCACGTCATGCTCTTCGACGAGGTGACGAGCGCGCTCGACCCCGAGCTCGTCGGCGAAGTCCTCGGCGTCATGCGCGGCCTCGCGGACGAGGGGATGACGATGATGGTCGTCACCCACGAGATGGGGTTCGCGCGCGAAGTCGCGGACCGCGTCGTTCTGATGGCGGACGGCCGCATCGTCGAATCCGGCGACCCCGAGCACTTCTTCACGGACCCGGAGACCGACCGCGCGAAGCAGTTCCTCTCGAAGCTCCTCACCGCACAGGAAGAACGCGAGGGCGAATCCGTCGTCGACGACTGA
- a CDS encoding CDC48 family AAA ATPase: MPVELTIAAVRPEDAGRGVARVDRSVLDDLGVEPGGVVSVRGRRTTVARALPAYPDDSPGLVRVDGTTRSNAKAAIDEKVTVEPVTAEPAERVVLAPPPGLSLTGGEAFAKNSLRDRPLVRGDAVRFNLLGNPLVFFATNTKPTGPILVTAETEVVIRAEPVSDADLEYDWTTTPEISYEDIGGLDHELEQVREIVELPLRHPELFQRLGISAPRGVLLYGPPGTGKTLIARAVANEVDANFVDISGPEIMSKFYGESEEHLREVFEEASANAPTIVFIDEIDSIAPPRDEVSGEVERRVVAQLLSLMDGLEDRGDVIVIAATNRPDGIDPALRRPGRFDREIEVGVPDREGRRTILDIHTRAMPLTEDVDLDGVADRTHGFVGADIEALAKEAAMNALRRVRPELDLDAPEIPADVLANITVTGDDVEAAIQVVSPSAMRELFVEVPDVTWDDVGGLDDVRTELTRAVEWPLTYPEAFDRLRTHPPRGVLLYGPPGTGKTLVAKAVANASGVNFISVKGPELLDKYVGESEKAVRDLFAKARQNAPTIVFIDELDAVAPQRGQSFDSGVTERVVSQLLTELDGVEELDGVVVLAATNRPDIVDSALLRPGRLDKAIHVPVPDREARRRILDIHTEGVPLADDVDLDALLDRTDGFTGSDIEALVREASMVAMDDYVAGGATGVDSLTVTADHFDAALDDVHASVTAEAREWYGHLADQLSAALPKNRPALEDVSFE; the protein is encoded by the coding sequence ATGCCCGTAGAACTCACCATCGCGGCGGTGCGTCCGGAAGACGCCGGCCGCGGTGTCGCTCGCGTGGACCGGTCGGTGCTCGACGATCTCGGCGTGGAACCGGGGGGCGTCGTCAGCGTCCGCGGCCGCCGGACGACCGTCGCGCGCGCCCTCCCGGCGTATCCGGACGACTCGCCGGGGCTCGTGCGCGTCGACGGGACGACGCGGTCGAACGCGAAAGCCGCGATTGACGAGAAAGTAACCGTCGAACCGGTGACGGCGGAGCCGGCGGAGCGCGTGGTGCTCGCGCCGCCGCCCGGCCTCTCGCTCACCGGCGGCGAGGCGTTCGCGAAGAACTCGCTCCGCGACCGCCCGCTCGTCCGCGGCGACGCCGTCCGCTTCAACCTCCTCGGAAACCCGCTCGTCTTCTTCGCGACGAACACGAAGCCGACCGGTCCGATACTCGTCACGGCCGAGACGGAGGTCGTCATTCGCGCAGAACCCGTGAGCGACGCCGACCTCGAGTACGACTGGACGACGACGCCGGAGATATCCTACGAGGACATCGGCGGGCTGGACCACGAACTGGAGCAGGTCCGCGAGATCGTGGAACTCCCGCTCCGCCACCCGGAGCTCTTCCAGCGCCTCGGCATCTCCGCGCCGCGCGGCGTCCTCCTCTACGGCCCGCCGGGAACCGGAAAAACGCTCATCGCGCGCGCCGTGGCGAACGAGGTGGACGCGAACTTCGTCGACATCTCCGGGCCGGAGATCATGTCGAAGTTCTACGGGGAATCCGAAGAGCACCTCCGCGAGGTCTTCGAGGAGGCGAGCGCGAACGCGCCGACCATCGTCTTCATCGACGAGATCGACTCCATCGCGCCGCCGCGCGACGAGGTCTCCGGCGAGGTCGAACGCCGCGTCGTCGCCCAGCTGTTGAGTCTCATGGACGGCCTGGAGGACCGCGGTGACGTCATCGTCATCGCGGCGACGAACCGACCGGATGGCATCGACCCGGCGCTCAGGCGACCGGGGCGGTTCGACCGCGAGATCGAGGTCGGCGTCCCCGACCGCGAGGGCCGGCGCACGATCCTCGACATTCACACGCGCGCGATGCCGCTCACGGAGGACGTGGACCTCGACGGCGTCGCGGACCGCACGCACGGGTTCGTCGGCGCGGACATCGAGGCGCTCGCCAAGGAAGCGGCGATGAACGCGCTGCGTCGCGTCCGGCCGGAGCTCGACCTCGACGCGCCGGAGATTCCCGCGGACGTGCTCGCCAACATCACCGTCACGGGCGACGACGTCGAAGCCGCGATTCAGGTCGTGTCGCCGTCGGCGATGCGCGAGCTCTTCGTCGAAGTGCCGGACGTCACGTGGGACGACGTCGGCGGGCTGGACGACGTGCGGACGGAGCTCACGCGCGCGGTCGAGTGGCCGCTCACGTATCCGGAGGCGTTCGACCGCCTGCGGACGCACCCGCCGCGCGGCGTCCTGCTCTACGGCCCGCCGGGAACGGGAAAGACGCTCGTGGCGAAGGCCGTGGCGAACGCGAGCGGCGTGAACTTCATCTCCGTCAAAGGCCCCGAGCTGCTGGATAAGTACGTCGGCGAGTCCGAGAAGGCGGTTCGCGACCTCTTCGCGAAGGCGCGGCAGAACGCGCCGACCATCGTCTTCATCGACGAGCTCGACGCCGTCGCGCCGCAGCGCGGGCAGAGCTTCGACTCCGGCGTCACCGAGCGCGTCGTCAGCCAGCTCCTCACTGAACTCGACGGCGTGGAAGAGCTCGACGGCGTGGTCGTGCTCGCGGCGACGAACCGCCCGGACATCGTCGACTCCGCGCTCCTCCGCCCCGGCCGGCTCGACAAGGCCATCCACGTGCCCGTGCCGGACCGGGAGGCGCGCCGCCGCATCCTCGACATCCACACCGAGGGCGTCCCGCTCGCCGACGACGTCGACCTCGACGCGCTCCTCGACCGGACGGACGGCTTCACGGGGAGCGACATCGAAGCGCTCGTCCGCGAGGCGAGCATGGTCGCGATGGACGACTACGTCGCGGGCGGCGCGACCGGCGTCGACTCGCTCACCGTCACCGCCGACCACTTCGACGCCGCGCTCGACGACGTCCACGCCTCCGTCACCGCGGAGGCCCGCGAGTGGTACGGCCACCTCGCCGACCAGCTCTCCGCCGCGCTCCCGAAGAACCGGCCGGCGCTCGAAGACGTCTCCTTCGAATAG
- a CDS encoding replication factor C large subunit, protein MTDWTEKYRPSTLSEVRGNDKARDALKQWAASWDEHRDAVIVHGRPGVGKTSAAHALANDMGWDVIELNASDSRTKDVIERVAGEAAKSGTLTGGSGGRKLLILDEADNLHGNADRGGAAAITRVVKDASQPIVLIANEFYEMSNALRRACEDIEFRDVSKRSIVPVLRDICRREGVEYEDAALDAIASKNSGDLRSAVNDLQALAETNEVLTADDVVTGERDTTEGIFDFLDDVIKNLDAESALKASYDVDENPNDLINWIEDNMPKDFEGSELADAYGFIAKGDQWLGRVRATQNYSYWRYVSDNVVAGTAASRQGSKGGWTRYGPPSYWSKLGRTKGTRNTRDHVASQIADRSGVSMATARREIMPVLAAMTHHCKPRELTVAMAAAYDLDAAHVSFITGSGEDTNKVQQIVEDAEEQREEAAVEHSGGAFEGATRDERGTEGEVGERGDGDGSSDDFDALVEDDENESAADPEEADEDDSQAGLDEFF, encoded by the coding sequence ATGACCGATTGGACGGAGAAGTACCGCCCGTCGACGCTCTCCGAGGTTCGGGGGAACGACAAGGCTCGGGACGCGTTGAAGCAGTGGGCGGCGTCCTGGGACGAGCACCGCGACGCGGTCATCGTTCACGGGCGGCCCGGGGTGGGGAAGACGTCGGCGGCGCACGCGCTCGCGAACGACATGGGGTGGGACGTCATCGAGTTGAACGCGAGCGACAGCCGGACGAAGGACGTCATCGAGCGCGTCGCCGGCGAGGCGGCGAAGTCCGGGACGCTCACGGGCGGGAGCGGCGGGCGGAAGCTTCTCATCCTCGACGAGGCGGACAACCTCCACGGGAACGCGGACCGCGGCGGCGCGGCCGCCATCACGCGCGTGGTGAAGGACGCGAGCCAGCCCATCGTCCTCATCGCGAACGAGTTCTACGAGATGTCGAACGCGCTCCGCCGGGCGTGCGAGGACATCGAGTTCCGCGACGTCTCGAAGCGCTCCATCGTGCCCGTGCTCCGCGACATCTGCCGGCGAGAGGGCGTCGAGTACGAGGACGCGGCGCTCGACGCCATCGCGTCGAAGAACTCGGGTGACCTTCGCTCCGCGGTGAACGACCTGCAGGCGCTCGCGGAGACGAACGAGGTGCTCACCGCCGACGACGTCGTCACCGGGGAGCGCGACACGACGGAAGGCATCTTCGACTTCCTCGACGACGTCATCAAGAACCTCGACGCGGAGAGCGCGCTCAAAGCGTCCTACGACGTCGACGAGAACCCGAACGACCTCATCAACTGGATCGAGGACAACATGCCGAAGGACTTCGAGGGCTCGGAGCTCGCGGACGCCTACGGCTTCATCGCGAAGGGCGACCAGTGGCTCGGGCGGGTGCGGGCGACGCAGAACTACTCGTACTGGCGGTACGTCTCCGACAACGTCGTCGCGGGGACGGCGGCGAGTCGACAGGGGTCGAAGGGCGGGTGGACGCGGTACGGGCCGCCCTCCTACTGGTCGAAGCTCGGACGGACGAAGGGCACGCGGAACACGCGGGATCACGTCGCGAGTCAGATCGCGGACCGCTCGGGGGTGTCGATGGCGACGGCGCGCCGCGAGATCATGCCGGTGTTGGCGGCGATGACGCATCACTGTAAGCCCCGGGAGCTCACCGTCGCGATGGCGGCGGCCTACGACCTCGACGCCGCGCACGTCTCCTTCATCACGGGGTCGGGCGAGGACACCAACAAGGTACAGCAAATCGTCGAAGACGCCGAGGAGCAACGAGAGGAGGCCGCAGTCGAGCACTCCGGCGGCGCGTTCGAAGGCGCGACGCGCGACGAACGCGGAACCGAAGGCGAGGTCGGAGAGCGCGGCGACGGCGACGGGTCGTCGGACGACTTCGACGCGCTCGTCGAGGACGACGAGAACGAGTCGGCGGCCGACCCGGAGGAAGCAGACGAGGACGACTCGCAGGCGGGGCTCGACGAGTTCTTCTGA
- a CDS encoding DUF5789 family protein, producing the protein MADDKSGRRKQAQDAERRQQEREIAEEVERGDEPEPPVEASELGDFEAELESVEFPASGADIVAQLGDYAVQSVEGSYAIREVVPETEKEEFDSPAAVRVQIRRPTVAAAMKRVVEAGETLRNTEFSWSQRRAYEQTFRELEAIDADDDEGIAVVSDWVVDRIHEDETLPSSRAVRRQAAKFCRTNGYEVRADEWLGI; encoded by the coding sequence ATGGCAGACGACAAGAGCGGGCGGCGAAAGCAAGCGCAGGACGCAGAGAGACGCCAGCAGGAGCGAGAGATCGCCGAAGAGGTAGAACGGGGAGACGAACCAGAGCCGCCGGTGGAGGCGTCGGAGCTCGGCGATTTCGAGGCGGAACTCGAGTCCGTCGAGTTCCCGGCGTCCGGGGCGGACATCGTCGCGCAGCTCGGCGACTACGCGGTCCAGTCAGTCGAGGGAAGCTACGCGATTCGGGAGGTCGTCCCGGAGACGGAGAAAGAGGAGTTCGACTCCCCGGCCGCCGTGCGAGTGCAGATCCGGCGGCCGACAGTCGCGGCAGCGATGAAGCGAGTCGTGGAGGCCGGCGAGACGCTTCGGAACACGGAGTTCAGCTGGTCGCAACGCAGGGCGTACGAGCAGACGTTCCGAGAGCTCGAAGCGATCGACGCCGACGACGACGAGGGAATCGCAGTCGTCAGTGATTGGGTCGTCGACCGGATTCACGAGGATGAGACGCTGCCGTCGTCTCGCGCGGTGCGACGACAGGCGGCGAAGTTCTGCCGGACGAACGGGTACGAGGTCCGAGCCGACGAATGGCTCGGCATCTAA
- a CDS encoding zinc-dependent alcohol dehydrogenase family protein — translation MKAAVLREYGEPLAIEERARPEPAPDGVVVEVEACGICRSDWHAWKGHGEWADDRVEPGTVLGHEPAGRVVEAGERVERFGVGDRVAVPFSLGDGTCPYCREGKGNVCQDGWALGFEPDADGAFAEYVAVPVADYNLAALPDSVSFEAAAALGCRYMTAFHALAERVAVDSGDWVAVHGCGGVGLSAVQIARSRGANVIAVDLSEEKLDAARDAGAHETVNVQDVDDPATAVRDIAGDGGAHVSMDAVGVRATCRASVGSLRDQGTHVQVGLTTEEERGEVSLPTDYMTRHELSFVGARGMPPTSYDALFRLVETGDVAPAALVTKEVSLEAVPDRLAAMDDYGTVGVEVVTDF, via the coding sequence ATGAAGGCCGCAGTGCTGCGGGAGTACGGGGAGCCGCTGGCTATCGAAGAGCGCGCGCGACCGGAGCCCGCGCCGGACGGCGTGGTGGTCGAGGTCGAGGCGTGCGGGATCTGTCGGAGCGACTGGCACGCGTGGAAGGGCCACGGGGAGTGGGCGGACGACCGCGTGGAGCCGGGGACGGTGCTCGGTCACGAGCCCGCGGGCCGAGTCGTCGAGGCCGGCGAGCGCGTCGAGCGCTTCGGCGTCGGTGACCGCGTGGCGGTGCCGTTCTCGCTCGGCGACGGGACGTGTCCCTACTGCCGGGAGGGGAAGGGGAACGTCTGTCAGGACGGGTGGGCGCTCGGGTTCGAGCCCGACGCGGACGGTGCGTTCGCGGAGTACGTCGCGGTTCCGGTAGCCGACTACAACCTCGCGGCGCTCCCGGACTCCGTGAGTTTCGAGGCGGCGGCGGCGCTCGGCTGCCGGTACATGACGGCGTTTCACGCGCTCGCGGAGCGCGTCGCCGTCGACTCGGGGGACTGGGTGGCCGTTCACGGCTGTGGCGGCGTCGGGCTCTCCGCCGTCCAAATCGCGCGCTCGCGGGGCGCGAACGTTATCGCGGTTGACCTGAGCGAGGAGAAACTCGACGCCGCTCGGGACGCCGGCGCGCACGAAACCGTGAACGTTCAGGATGTCGACGACCCCGCCACGGCCGTCCGCGATATCGCCGGCGACGGCGGCGCGCACGTCTCGATGGACGCCGTCGGCGTCCGCGCGACCTGCCGCGCGTCCGTCGGGTCGCTCCGCGACCAAGGCACGCACGTTCAGGTCGGTCTCACCACGGAGGAGGAGAGAGGCGAGGTGAGCCTGCCGACGGACTACATGACTCGCCACGAGCTCTCCTTCGTCGGCGCGCGCGGGATGCCGCCGACGAGCTACGACGCCCTCTTCCGCCTCGTCGAGACTGGTGACGTCGCCCCCGCCGCTCTCGTCACGAAGGAAGTCTCCCTCGAAGCCGTCCCCGACCGCCTCGCCGCCATGGATGACTACGGGACAGTCGGCGTCGAAGTCGTCACCGACTTCTAA